One window of Mesoaciditoga lauensis cd-1655R = DSM 25116 genomic DNA carries:
- a CDS encoding ATP-binding protein: MNGLRNSKTQRDAPSQTRKLKPSYFTQAKTKNEAFEKCKATCQGPQNCPFNGTLFYMPNTKSLYGPYAFDCPIYKKWRKQLELEKRVMESIPKKFWDRTFQNFEAVSEDLALALNITKKYVAKRAWEKGANIVISGKYGVGKTHLAASVIHEAIKLNFNAVFITAPSLVNGSINDIRDKFQEIKRIELIALDDFSIETSHKMIAKEMFELINYRYESEKGMVMTTNLSAVELKESLGDRIFDRMQERTVIIKIADVESYRKKKRREYISWMEE, translated from the coding sequence ATGAATGGATTGAGAAATTCAAAAACCCAGCGGGACGCACCATCTCAAACGCGCAAGTTGAAGCCATCGTACTTCACTCAGGCAAAAACTAAAAACGAAGCGTTTGAAAAGTGCAAAGCGACATGCCAGGGCCCGCAGAACTGCCCGTTCAACGGCACGCTCTTTTACATGCCGAATACAAAAAGCCTGTACGGCCCATACGCCTTTGACTGCCCGATATACAAAAAATGGAGAAAGCAGTTGGAACTTGAAAAGCGCGTTATGGAATCCATACCGAAGAAATTCTGGGACAGGACATTTCAAAACTTCGAAGCTGTGAGCGAAGACTTAGCGCTTGCACTCAACATAACGAAAAAATACGTGGCAAAACGCGCGTGGGAAAAAGGGGCAAACATAGTGATAAGCGGAAAATACGGAGTTGGAAAAACGCACCTCGCCGCGTCTGTAATTCACGAAGCGATAAAGCTTAACTTCAACGCCGTATTCATAACAGCGCCCTCGCTTGTCAACGGAAGCATAAACGACATACGGGACAAATTCCAGGAGATAAAGCGAATAGAATTAATAGCCCTTGACGACTTCTCGATAGAAACCTCTCACAAAATGATAGCGAAAGAGATGTTTGAACTCATAAATTACAGATACGAATCCGAAAAAGGCATGGTGATGACGACGAACCTGAGCGCGGTTGAATTGAAAGAATCACTTGGAGACAGGATATTCGACAGGATGCAAGAACGGACCGTGATAATTAAAATAGCGGATGTGGAAAGCTACAGAAAAAAGAAAAGGAGAGAATACATATCTTGGATGGAAGAATGA